One window from the genome of Gambusia affinis linkage group LG14, SWU_Gaff_1.0, whole genome shotgun sequence encodes:
- the yars1 gene encoding tyrosine--tRNA ligase, cytoplasmic, translating into MAGQLGPEEKFNLITRNLQEVLGEEKLKQVLQERELKVYWGTATTGKPHVAYFVPMSKIADFLRAGCEVTILFADLHAYLDNMKAPWELLELRVKYYEQVIKAMLESIGVPLEKLRFIKGTDFQLGREYTLDVYRLSSMVTEHDAKKAGAEVVKQVEHPLLSGLLYPGLQALDEEYLKVDAQFGGVDQRKIFTLAEKYLPSLGYAKRSHLMNPMVPGLTGAKMSSSEEESKIDLLDSKEDVKKKLKKAFCEPGNIHNNGVLSFVKYVLFPLQGEFSIKRDPKWGGDKVYTDFEEVEKDFEGEMIHPGDLKASVEVALNQLLEPIRKKFQSPELRKLTSSAYPDPSKTKAGGKVAQTAGGGDDNDELAPSRLDIRVGKVVSVEKHPDADSLYLEKIDVGEPEPRTVVSGLVAYVSQEDLRDRAVLVLCNLKPQKMRGIESQAMLLCASIDGEPRRVEPLDPPEGSSPGDRVFVEGYESGKADEKLNPKKKVWEKLQADLKTSDECVAQWKDRKLLTKLGQITCKTLKGGNIS; encoded by the exons ATGGCAGGTCAGCTCGGTCCGGAGGAGAAGTTCAACCTCATCACCAGGAACCTGCAG GAGGTCCTCGGTGAGGAGAAGCTGAAGCAGGTTCTTCAGGAGAGGGAGCTGAAGGTGTACTGGGGCACGGCGACCACCGGCAAGCCGCACGTGGCTTACTTTGTTCCCATGTCGAAGATAGCCGATTTCCTGAGGGCCGGCTGCGAG GTCACGATCCTGTTTGCAGACTTGCACGCTTACCTTGACAACATGAAGGCTCCCTGGGAGCTGCTGGAGCTCCGGGTGAAGTACTATGAGCAGGTGATCAAGGCCATGCTGGAGAGCATCGGCGTCCCTCTGGAGAAGCTGCGCTTCATCAAAGGCACCGATTTCCAGCTGGGCCG AGAGTACACCCTGGACGTGTACCGCCTGTCCTCCATGGTCACCGAGCACGACGCCAAGAAGGCTGGAGCTGAAGTGGTGAAGCAGGTGGAGCATCCTCTGCTGAGTGGGCTTCTCTATCCTGGACTGCAG GCTTTAGACGAGGAGTACCTGAAAGTTGACGCCCAGTTCGGAGGAGTCGACCAGAGGAAGATCTTCACTCTGGCTGAGAAG TACCTTCCCTCTCTTGGTTATGCAAAACGATCACATCTGATGAACCCAATGGTTCCTGGACTGACGGGGGCTAAAATGAGCTCCTCAGAGGAA GAGTCAAAGATCGACCTGCTGGACTCCAAAGAAGACgtgaagaagaagctgaagaagGCTTTCTGCGAGCCGGGAAACATCCACAACAACGGCGTTCTCTCGTTTGTTAAATACGTCCTCTTTCCTCTACAAGGAG AATTCTCCATCAAGCGGGATCCGAAATGGGGCGGAGACAAAGTTTACACGGACTTTGAGGAGGTGGAGAAGGATTTTGAAGGAGAG atgatccATCCCGGAGACTTGAAGGCCTCGGTGGAAGTGGCCCTCAATCAGCTCCTGGAGCCAATCAGGAAGAAGTTTCAGTCTCCGGAGCTCCGCAAGCTCACCAGCTCTGCTTATCCCGATCCGTCCAAGACAA AAGCAGGAGGAAAAGTCGCTCAGACAGCCGGCGGAGGGGACGACAACGACGAGCTGGCGCCCTCCAGACTGGACATCAGGGTGGGGAAAGTCGTCAGCGTGGAGAAG CATCCGGACGCCGACTCGCTGTACCTGGAGAAGATCGACGTGGGGGAGCCGGAGCCCAGGACTGTGGTGAGCGGGCTGGTGGCCTACGTTTCCCAGGAGGACCTGCGGGACAGAGCCGTGTTGGTGCTGTGCAACCTGAAGCCGCAGAAGATGCGAGGGATCGAGTCTCAAGCCATGCTGCTCTGCGCCTCCAT AGACGGGGAGCCCAGGAGGGTGGAGCCTCTGGACCCTCCAGAGGGTTCTTCGCCGGGGGATCGGGTCTTCGTGGAGGGCTACGAGTCGGGGAAAGCGGATGAAAAACTGAACCCAAAGAAGAAGGTGTGGGAGAAACTGCAG GCGGACCTGAAGACCTCAGACGAGTGTGTGGCTCAGTGGAAGGACAGAAAGCTGCTGACCAAACTGGGACAGATTACGTGTAAGACGCTCAAAGGAGGCAACATCAGCTAA
- the LOC122843931 gene encoding SOSS complex subunit C-like yields MAANPPGQGFQNKTRVAILAELDKEKRRLMQGQSMNSPGANIPLSGRSSLKEARDSAEQQHIAAQQKAALQHAHVHSSGFFITQDSSFGNLILPVLPRLEPDL; encoded by the coding sequence ATGGCCGCCAACCCTCCCGGACAGGGCTTCCAGAACAAAACCCGAGTGGCCATCCTGGCAGAACTGGACAAGGAGAAGCGGCGGCTGATGCAGGGCCAGTCCATGAACAGTCCCGGAGCCAACATCCCGCTGTCGGGCCGGAGCAGCCTGAAGGAGGCGAGGGACAGCGCGGAGCAGCAGCACATCGCCGCCCAGCAGAAGGCCGCCCTGCAGCACGCTCACGTCCACTCCTCCGGCTTCTTCATCACCCAGGACTCCTCGTTCGGGAACCTCATCCTCCCGGTGCTTCCCCGACTGGAGCCCGACCTCTGA
- the mfsd2ab gene encoding sodium-dependent lysophosphatidylcholine symporter 1-B: MAKGEGAEQYSNASLLNKSVSSDAIKLSRKHEHRTRLSLCNKICYAIGGAPYQITGCALGFFLQLYLLDVAQLDPFYASIILFTGRAWDAVTDPTVGFLVSRSPWTRFGRMMPWILLSTPFAVMSYFLIWYVPPFENGKVIWYIFFYCIFQTLQTCFHVPYSALTMFITSDQKERDSATAYRMTVEVLGSVLATAIQGQIVGNAHAPCLSYNSSIPPSHNNSDHSLQHTRNAYMIASAVICSMYILCAVVLFSGVREHEAVGIKSKPMPFLQGIKMVMGYGPYAKLVMGFLFTSLAFMLLEGNFALFCSATLGFRKDFHNILLVIMFSATLAIPFWQWFLTRFGKKMAAYVGSLSAVPFMILVVCVPKNLIITYFVSFASGVAVAAAFLLPWSMLPDVVDDFQVQNPDSTGHEAIFYSFYVFFTKFASGISLGVSTLSLDFAGYITRGCSQPKEVDLTLKLLVSAAPVALILIGLGILYTYPITEERRQGNRKILQELRDEADSESDSTEVTEMI, translated from the exons ATGGCCAAAGGAGAAGGAGCTGAACAATACTCCAATGCCAGCTTATTAAACAAGTCGGTCAGCTCGGATGCTATCAAGCTCTCAAGAAAG CATGAGCACAGGACCAGGTTGTCGCTCTGCAACAAGATCTGCTATGCGATCGGCGGCGCGCCCTATCAGATAACAGGATGTGCTCTGGGCTTCTTCCTGCAGCTCTACCTACTCGACGTAGCTCAG TTGGATCCCTTCTACGCCTCAATCATCCTGTTCACCGGCCGAGCGTGGGACGCCGTGACGGACCCCACGGTGGGCTTTCTGGTCTCCCGGAGCCCGTGGACTCGTTTCGGACGGATGATGCCCTG GATCTTACTGTCCACTCCTTTTGCCGTGATGTCTTATTTCCTCATATGGTACGTCCCCCCCTTTGAAAACGGCAAAGTCATCTGGTATATTTTCTTCTACTGCATCTTCCAGACCCTGCAGACA tgcTTCCATGTGCCATACTCTGCCCTCACCATGTTCATCACCTCCGACCAGAAGGAGAGGGACTCTGCTACGGCGTATA GGATGACGGTGGAGGTTCTGGGCAGCGTCCTCGCCACGGCCATCCAGGGTCAGATCGTGGGCAACGCTCACGCCCCCTGCCTGTCCTACAACTCCTCCATTCCCCCGAGCCACAACAACTCGGACCATTCCCTGCAGCACACG AGGAACGCGTACATGATCGCGTCTGCCGTCATCTGCTCCATGTACATCCTGTGCGCCGTCGTCCTGTTCTCCGGCGTGAGGGAACACG aggCTGTGGGGATCAAATCGAAGCCGATGCCTTTCCTCCAGGGCATTAAGATGGTGATGGGGTACGGGCCGTACGCCAAGCTGGTCATGGGCTTCCTCTTCACCTCGCTGGCTTTCATG ctcctGGAGGGAAACTTCGCTCTCTTCTGCAGCGCCACGTTGGGATTCAGGAAGGACTTCCACAACATCCTGCTGGTCATCATG TTCTCCGCTACGCTGGCCATCCCGTTCTGGCAGTGGTTCCTGACTCGCTTCGGGAAGAAAATGGCAGCTTACGTCGGATCCTTG TCTGCCGTTCCCTTCATGATCCTGGTGGTGTGCGTACCGAAGAACCTCATCATCACCTACTTCGTGTCTTTTGCCTCCGGCGTGGCTGTGGCTGCAGCCTTCCTGCTGCCCTG gtcCATGCTGCCTGACGTCGTCGACGATTTCCAGGTCCAGAACCCGGACTCCACGGGACACGAAGCCATCTTTTATTCCTTCTACGTTTTCTTCACCAAGTTCGCCTCTGGCATCTCGCTAGGCGTTTCCACGTTGAGTTTAGA CTTTGCTGGATACATCACCAGAGGTTGCTCCCAGCCTAAGGAAGTGGACCTGACCTTGAAGCTGCTGGTTTCGGCCGCCCCCGTCGCCCTCATCTTAATCGGCCTGGGAATCCTGTACACATACCCCATCACCGAGGAGAGGCGGCAGGGCAACCGCAAGATCCTACAAGAGCTGAG GGACGAGGCGGACTCGGAGTCAGACTCCACGGAGGTGACGGAAATGATCTAG